Proteins encoded together in one Papaver somniferum cultivar HN1 unplaced genomic scaffold, ASM357369v1 unplaced-scaffold_21, whole genome shotgun sequence window:
- the LOC113340010 gene encoding RNA-binding protein CP29B, chloroplastic-like, producing MANTASAAVAGSLLIFKTTTSTTKTTSSFPLSSYPSTKNRTILSSLSSPCPSSSLVHNPHAAILFSSSSSSINNSDILPIANKFRNFRVLASEVTSTATTTDEEVGDQSASADATSTLSQLAQVEGTIVQRPPFELYVCNLPRSVGDSELTEMFKPYGPIESIEVARNPETGISKGWSYVVMSSLAEAKAAIMALDGSDVDGREVRVKFSNAMVVKRVLEAAKKKKKKNASTVMIFETPHKIYVGNLAWSVKPEELKIHFGEFGTVVSTRVLYDRKAGKNRVYGFLSFSTASELEAAIAGANGTEFQGRKMTVRQVIKPSTSTDSSDSSDSSEP from the exons ATGGCAAATACcgcttctgctgctgttgctggaaGCTTATTAATTTTCAAAACAACCACCAGTACAACTAAAACTACGTCTTCTTTCCCTTTATCTTCTTATCCATCCACCAAAAATAGAACCATTCTCAGCTCATTATCATCACCATGCCCTTCTTCTTCTCTGGTCCACAACCCTCATGCTGCAATTCtcttctcttcctcctcctcctccattaATAACTCCGACATTTTACCCATTGCCAATAAATTTAGGAATTTCAGAGTTTTGGCTTCAGAAGTCACCAGTACTGCTACTACCACCGATGAAGAAGTAGGAGACCAGTCGGCTTCTGCTGATGCTACTTCTACTTTATCACAACTAGCTCAGGTGGAGGGAACTATTGTTCAAAGACCTCCTTTTGAACTTTATGTCTGCAATCTCCCTAGAAGTGTTGGGGACTCTGAGCTTACTGAGATGTTCAAGCCTTACGGACCCATTGAATCAATTGAG GTTGCAAGGAATCCTGAGACTGGGATAAGTAAAGGTTGGAGTTACGTCGTCATGAGTTCACTTGCAGAAGCTAAAGCTGCAATTATGGCTCTGGATGGATCG GATGTTGATGGTCGCGAAGTGAGAGTGAAATTCTCAAATGCCATGGTTGTAAAAAGAGTTCTTGAGGcagctaagaagaagaagaaaaagaatgctAGTACTGTTATGATCTTTGAGACCCCTCACAAGATATATGTCGGGAATCTAGCTTGGTCAGTGAAACCTGAAGAGCTGAAGATTCATTTTGGCGAGTTCGGAACTGTTGTTAGTACAAGGGTGTTATACGACCGCAAGGCGGGAAAGAATCGAGTTTATGGGTTCCTTTCATTCTCTACAGCTAGTGAATTGGAGGCTGCAATTGCGGGTGCCAATGGAACT GAATTTCAAGGTCGCAAAATGACGGTGAGACAAGTCATAAAGCCTAGCACGAGCACTGACTCCAGTGACTCTAGTGACTCCAGTGAGCCGTAA